GGCGGACGCGGATTCACGGCCCAAGGTACAGCCCAGACCCTCAACATAGAATCGCTTGGCTGCCTCGCGGTCCGTCACAGGAAACGCCAGATGAAAGAGGACCCGATCCATTGCTTACTCCTCGAACCGATCCCGGATCACGAGTTTGCCCCGGCCGTCCCAGTGGCCGGCGGCCATCCGGGGGGTCGTATGCCGGATCGCAAACCTGCCGTCCGGCGCCAACACGAGAGCGCCGGCCTCTCCTCTTATTCGCGAGATCAAGTGGGTGAACACCGCTCGGGCGGCCTTGCCGGGGCTTGCGCCGCTGACCATTCGATCTACGATCTCCTTCGCGACCGCCACTCGTATAATACTCTCTCCCCACCCGGTCATCGAGACGGCCCCGGCCCGATTGTCAGCATAGATCCCACACCCGATCAGCGGGGTATCGCCGACCCGGCCCGGCAACATCACGTCGATGCCTCCCGTCGAAGCTCCGGCGGCAAGGGTGCCTCGTCCATCGAGCGCGACGGCCCCGACCGTCTCGCGGCCATGCCTATCCCGCCACGCGAACTTCGCCTTCGACATTGTTTCAAAGAGCTTAGCCGTTCGCAGGGCGCGTTCGGTCAGTCGGTGCCTCTTCCCCCGCCTGCGAATCTGTTTGATTACGCTCGGCCGCGGGGCCAGCTTGAAATAGCGGGCCAATTCCGTCGCAGGTGGGCCGGCCAGCAGCACGTGCGCGGTCTCTTTGAGGACGAGATGCGCCGCAGTAATGGGATACGCCACGTCTTCAATGGAAGCGACCGCTCCGGCGCGAAGCCCCAGCCCCTCCATGATCGAGGCGTCCATTCGGGTGACGCCGTCCAGTTGGCGGTTGGAGCCCAGGCCGGCGTTGAAGACGCCGGACCCTTCGAGGATACGAATGCTCGCTTCGACCGCGTCGATAGCCTGAGCCCCTTCGCGGAGCGCTCCGTGCCCCTCCACGAGCGCCTGTTCGAGCCAGCGCCGCTGCGCGCGCGACAGGGCGCGGGTTCCGGCCCCTCCATGGATCAGCAGAATCGGACGGTGCTGGTTCAATTCAGGAGGATGTCTTTGGCGCGGCGGTAGGATGGATCCTGCAGACGTTCGAGATCGGTTCGCACAAACCCCAGGCCCGTGACGCACCATTCGAAATTCTCGGAGAGGCTGCGAAAGACCGGGGACGTTGGCTCGGAGTCGATCGCCAACGATTGCGCCACGATTCCGTAGGACCGCTTTCCCGTCTTGACGTAATCCACGAGAAAATCGGGATGGTGGATCAGGCCGGCCGTCTTGAGCCGCTTGAGATATTCCGGGAATAGGCCGGCCATGAACAGGGTGAAGTCGCCGATCTGCCGGTGCACTTCGCGCTCGCGGTCGAAGGATTGCGCTTCGAGCAATACTTCCGACTCGTATAGGAGTTCCACGACGGTTTCCACACGCTGGTTGCGGGCGTTCCGGATCTTATACAACCCGTCGACGTGGGCGAAATCGACCAGGAGGTTGGACACGTACTCGGTCACGGTCATATCCGTCCAGCCGAGCTTCTCCGCAAAGCTGCGTTCGGTGAGCGCCCCGAACAACCGGCGCAACGGATGATGGTCGGGAATGCGAAGCCCCATGCGAGCCTCCGATGTGACCTCCGGTTCCGTTGTCTGAAGTATAGCAAAGATCGGCCGGCAGTGGCTCCTGTGCCGTTATCTTCTGTCCTGTGTATCGGACTCCTGCGCGGACACTTGAGTCCCTGCTCGTCGGTCCCGGCTGTCCAGCGTCAAGGTAACCGGGCCGTCATTGCTCAACGTCACGACCATATGCGCGGCGAATCGGCCGACCTCGACCTGACGCACCAGGGTGCGGAACCGTTCCACTGCCTGCTCGTACAACAGCCGAGCCTCCTCGGGAGGCGCAGCCTGCTCAAAGCCGGGCCTGCGCCCCCCGCTGACGCTGCCCAGGAGCGTGAACTGAGAGATCACCAATAAGGCGCCCTGGACGTCCAACAGAGAATGGTTCATCTTGCCGGCTTGATCGGAGAAGATCCGCAAATTGATGACCCGCTCGACCACATAATCGAGATCCTGCTGGGTATCTCCCTTGGCGATACCGAGCAACAGAACCAGCCCATGGCCGATGGATCCGATCACCTCCCCTTCGACCGAGACTGAGGCGCTCGTCACGCGCTGAATGACCGCTTTCATCTCAACTGCGCCAGCGACCCTTCCAGCGCAAGGAGCTTCCGCTTGATCGGCAAGCCTCCGGAAAAGCCTCCCAAGGATCCGTCATGCGAGACGATGCGGTGGCAGGGCACGACGAGGGGAATGGGGTTGGCGCCCAACGCCAGTCCGACGGCCCTGGCATACTGCCGCCCCCCGAGCCGGGCCGCGAGCCATCCGTATGACCGGACCCGCCCGTACGGAATCTTCATGGCCAGGCGCCAGACCTTGCGCTGAAACGGCGTCCCTCCGCGAAGGTCTAGGGGAAGCTCGATGGCTCGAACGGTTCTATCCAAATACCGGGTCAGTTGTTCCACCCCTTGCTTCGCCCAACGCTGGGCGTCGGGCAATTGCACACCCGCTTCCGATGTCGGTCCCGCGAATCTTCCGCGGCGCAACTCCCGCGCTAGGGCGCGTTCAACATCTTGCTTGGAACGGCGAGGGAGGATGACGACACAAATTCCATGATCCGTCGCGGCCAGCCCTGCCCAGCCCCAGTTGGTCTCGAATAGCCGCGTAACCGCGGGAATGGCCCTGGTCATCTTCGCGTCACCTTTTTTTTCACCAGATCCCACAGCACATCTAATTCCGCCGATCGGAACAAGGCCTGGACGGCCAGATAGCCGCTGATGCTCAACCCGATTCCGACCGCCAGCATGATGGCTTTCGCGATCCAGGCCTCCGGGCGCTGCCAGACGGCCAACCCGGCGATCCAGACACAGGCGGCCGCCACCGGGACCGTGGCCAGCAGGGATCGGCCGGCGGATCGGAGCACCGACGGCCAGGCCATTCCGCCGAGCCGCCGATTCAATAGGAAGACCAGCACGGCTCCGTTCAGCATCGACGCCAGGGCCGTCGCCAAGGCCAAGCCCGCATGTTCGAGCGGTCCCATCAACACCAAGGAAAAGAGCACATTGGCCACGACCGCCACGGCGGCCGTGACAGCCGGCGTGGCCGTATCCTTGAGCGAATAGAAGGCCGCGACAATGATCCGCACGCCGGCGAAGGCCCACAGCCCCACCGCGTAACAGAGCACCGCCGTCGCGGTGGCCGCCGTGTCCGCCGGTCGGAATGTCCCATGCTCGAAAAACAAATGGACGATCGGCTCGCGCAAGAGGATCAAGCCGACCATGGCGGGAATGATGATGAACAGGATCAACCGCAACCCGAAGTCCATCGTGCCCCGCAAGT
The DNA window shown above is from Nitrospira tepida and carries:
- a CDS encoding methylated-DNA--[protein]-cysteine S-methyltransferase → MTRAIPAVTRLFETNWGWAGLAATDHGICVVILPRRSKQDVERALARELRRGRFAGPTSEAGVQLPDAQRWAKQGVEQLTRYLDRTVRAIELPLDLRGGTPFQRKVWRLAMKIPYGRVRSYGWLAARLGGRQYARAVGLALGANPIPLVVPCHRIVSHDGSLGGFSGGLPIKRKLLALEGSLAQLR
- the dtd gene encoding D-aminoacyl-tRNA deacylase; translated protein: MKAVIQRVTSASVSVEGEVIGSIGHGLVLLLGIAKGDTQQDLDYVVERVINLRIFSDQAGKMNHSLLDVQGALLVISQFTLLGSVSGGRRPGFEQAAPPEEARLLYEQAVERFRTLVRQVEVGRFAAHMVVTLSNDGPVTLTLDSRDRRAGTQVSAQESDTQDRR
- a CDS encoding isoaspartyl peptidase/L-asparaginase family protein, with product MNQHRPILLIHGGAGTRALSRAQRRWLEQALVEGHGALREGAQAIDAVEASIRILEGSGVFNAGLGSNRQLDGVTRMDASIMEGLGLRAGAVASIEDVAYPITAAHLVLKETAHVLLAGPPATELARYFKLAPRPSVIKQIRRRGKRHRLTERALRTAKLFETMSKAKFAWRDRHGRETVGAVALDGRGTLAAGASTGGIDVMLPGRVGDTPLIGCGIYADNRAGAVSMTGWGESIIRVAVAKEIVDRMVSGASPGKAARAVFTHLISRIRGEAGALVLAPDGRFAIRHTTPRMAAGHWDGRGKLVIRDRFEE